Within Anolis sagrei isolate rAnoSag1 chromosome 3, rAnoSag1.mat, whole genome shotgun sequence, the genomic segment tgtaccttgtgggttgtgttatgggcatgggaattttggttaagtttcgttggggggtttttgagttttgtttcctcattggatgcccctaacaaatttatatatataaatatatatatatattgctgtttctcaaccttcctaatgctgcgaccccttaatgtgGTTCCTCTTGTAGTGGTGACCCACAACCGTAACATTagttttgttgctccttcataactgtcattttgctactcttatgagtcatgtaaatacctgatatttatttatttattctttatttatttacagtatttctatcctgcttttctcacccctcgggggactcaaagcggtttacacataactgacaaaacttcagtgccGTACATTGGGcactgacgcgatgccaaaccataacaaccacaataataaaaccacaagtaaacataaatcataattagacagtacataagcaatcattaaaacaataaataataaaaacagtctcgccatTTGATATGccggatgcattttcattcactggaccaaatttggcacaaatacccagtacacccaaatttgaacactggtggagtctggggacgatagaccttgacatttgggagttgtagttgctggaatttatagttcgcttacaatcaaagagcattctcaactccaccaatgatggcattgaaccaaacttggcacacagaactcccatgaccaatagaaaatactggagcggtttagtgggcatggaccttgagtttgggagttgtagttcacctacaaacagagaacactgtggactcaaacaatgatggatctggatcaaactcaatatgcccaaatgaatactcaatatgcccaaatgtgactagaccttgacatttgggagttgtgcttctggggatttatagttcacctacaattaaagagcattctgaaccccaccaacgatatgtTACTTTAGAGTgatgattttaattgtgtttcaggttgctgttgtttttagcaTATTGTTTTGAGCGTTCCCTGGGTTCCTAGTCCAGGGGAAGGGCTGCATATATTTAATAGAAAATAGGTAAAGGAAGGCAGAAATGGGAGAAAAAACCACAATTGTCAGAATTCCTGACTCTGCTACACAACCAGTACAGTTGGATCTCTGCATCCATGGGTTCCGCCACAGAGGCAAACCTGGATTCAGCCATTTTACctaagggatgccattttgcaTCTCCATTGTAGTATCTAATGGGACCCCAAAAGCAAACACATCATAGCTTCCGACAGTAAAATGCTTGGTCTTCTGCCACCTGTGGGACTCCTCTCCCAGCGTCCGATGCCCCATGGGCCACTTACTTTAGCGACCCGTCTGGCCGTATAGTCaatgatttggccggggtggtccatgccttggtcacctctagattggattactgtaatgcgctctacctggggctgcccttgaaaacggctcggaaatttcaactggttcaacgggggGCGGCCAGGATGtgaactggcgctccttacagagagaggtcaaccctcctgtttaaggaactccattggctgccgtctacctaccgagcccaattcaaggtgcaggtgcttacctacaaagccctgaatggtttgggacctgcctacctgcgtgaccgcatctccatttacgaacccacgcgctcccttcgttcatccggagaggccctgctcgcgatcccatcTGTgtcgcaggcgtgtttggtggggacaagggacagggccttctctgtggttgcccccccgactttagaacaccctccccaaagacattagactagcacccacgttggcagtctttaggaagaacttgaagacttggttattccaagaataggataacccccagcactatgtcccagaagcactttattagagtttaataccctctgcacattgcacttgcccagaattccaacataccacctcacacacccagcacttttaacctgtacccttcattggcccggccctgatttTATTGCATAATAGTATAGTGTTTtcttgtgttattgcttatgtttttaatttgcttgcatcgtattgttattgtttgttgttgttgtgttgaggccttggcctttgtaagccgcatcgagtccttcgggagatgctagcggggtacaaataaagtttaataataataataatgcgccTGCCATTGTTTTCTTGTCACCCCGGATACAGCTTAGGCCTCTCTTGGGTTATGGAACCCCTCGGCCTGGGCAGCAGCCTCAGCCGGAGCCACCGGCAGAAGGACCGCTCATTGGTCGCGGGcgccagagaggaggaggaggagaagggctgCCTGCACAGGATGCGGCCAAGGGTAAGGAGAGGCTCACGTCCCGTGGGGATCTTCCTAAATACCCATCACAGGGTTTTGCCCCTCATCTTCAGGGACTTCAGCTAATTTAATTTCCAAAGGAAGAGTGCTGCTTATATTACACAATGTGTTCCTGTCCCCATCAGGGAACACACTTTCCCAGTTTCTGTGAAATTcaggtggatttttaaaaagtctgtgaTTATTTTTTTATACCCTTAAATAACTCTCGAAGCGTTAAAATGAAAGGCAGGCTGTCATTGTGGTGTTTGTACAGTGCCTCTGCTGCACAGACTGCATGGAGCAAGGGCTTTCCGACTGGACCTCCTCCACGTCCTTCATCACCCTAGGCTATACTTCATGGCCAAGTCCTTCAGAACTCTCAGCTCTGACCTTCTCTGGGACTCAGTTTAGAGGTGGTGATGATGTGTTGTCGTGCTAAAACAGCGACCTTTGGGGTTGGTTCAGCTCTGGGCTGCCAAGAGGCGGGGGCTGATATGTGCTTTCCCGCTTGGGTAGGGTGGCAATGGGCAAGGTATTGGGAACGCAAGGGACAGCTGCCTTCCTTTCCCATTCCAGAGCTGGAAATCTCAGCCGGGTTTCAAGAGATGAAGTTGGGCGAGAGAGGCGGGTATAGAAGGAACTATAATGACATCGGTGTCTACACCCGCCAGTCCATTGAGCATGTCAAGGAGGCTAAGACAGGTACGTGATGGTTCTGTCACCAGATTttaaatgggggtggggggggggggagtggtgaTGCTATTAGTATTGTAAACACAAGTAGAATGATACAAATCTCAATAGCAATCCCACAAGATTCCACCAAAAAGAAATGCAGTGGCCTTGCTTTTTGCTGCAACTGTTTGTATACATTTAAAACCTTACAGTTAACACTCTATATATCTATAAGATTTCAAATGTATACAGACTGTTGCAGTAGCGGGGAAGGCCATGGTTTTTCTTTTTGGTGAAATCCTAGGGCTGTAAGGTTGGCCATGAGGGCCACTGCTTAGAATTCATGCTTTCAACGTCCTGTGGATGGGCATTCCAGCAGCAGAGGCAAGTCTGGATGGCTGTTGTAGATTCAAGCAGCAGATTCCGATTCAAGCTGCCCATTGCCCTCTGCAGtgcctggagagagagagaagcccctCTTCTGGGTGACGCTTGGCAGGAGGTTGCTTTGAATGGCAGCCCTTTGGCGCGTCATTATTAAGAGAACTGGGCACTCCCACCTTGTGCTGATTCCTCTGACTAAAGTAGAGAATGCCCCACGGGAGTCTCTTAGGTGGAATTACATTCTGGGTTGGCAGGGAGGGGGCCTCCCCCATCCCCCCTACTCTGCTCATAGAGAGGGAGGTCAGAGAAAGTGGGAGGTGGGGTCCTTCTgtctgctccttccttccttcctccctccttccctccgacTGGCAAGGGCAAAGCTGCTCCCAGTTTGGCTCCCAGGTGGCCCTGTTGGTGTCCTCCTTCCCAAGGAATAGTGGAAGTGGAGGTATTTcctgccccctccttcctcttccctggaTGCCGAGAGAGCTGGTGACAAAGCGGTTGAAAGGCTGCTGCCCGGCCATAGGTGGCTAATAGGGGCGGACGTGTCTCTGCAGGAGTTTCGGGGACTGCCATCGCCTTGAGCACCAACCACTTCCGCCTGACTTCGCGCCCCCAGTGGACCTTGTACCAGTACCACATTGACTTCAGCCCACCCATGGAGTCTCGGCGCCTGCGCTGCGCCCTCCTGTTCCAGCACGAGGACCTCCTTGGCAGGACGCACGCCTTTGACGGGACCATCCTGTTCCTGCCAAAGAAAGTGGGGAACAAGGTGGGGGGCCCACCCAGCCGTTTGGGGTCTCAGTGGGCGGGACGGCCTGGCACCTCTGTGGGGATGCCTCTGGCCAATGCAGAGAGCTCCTTTGGTCTGCATTTGATTCATCAGTGGTGTAGAACAAGAATGTGAGAGAGGTGGGAGGAAATGGCAGGGCCCCACCgtcccccattctgccaggcagctAAGGCACGGCAGAGAGTGTGCGCTTCACTGCAGCTGCTCCCTCTGCATCCGTATTGGCCATTCCACACAGGCAGCATCCCAGGCCTCCTCCTCCGTGCAGTGTCCTCCTCAAAATGCCTTGTTCCTCTTCAGGGAGCTCCAGAGACTGAGGTGCAGCCAAGGGCTCAGCCTCCACCTGGAGCAGGGGCTCCTGACTCCTGGGAAAGAGAAGACCCTCTTCTTTGGCCCCTCTGCTCCAGGAGCACACACTCCCTGCCCTCAGGGCATGGGAACAGGCTCTCAAAGAGCAGACCAGCAGGGCAAGCACATCTCTTCCTGAGGGCCCTGGGGACCCCTGGCTTTGTGCCCAGGCAGGCCAGCATTTGCACGCATTGCGCCCCAAAACCTGGAGGGTCAGGAATCCTGATGTCTGTATTTCCAGAGCATAGTGTTCCCAGAAGGAAGGCCTGTGTGTGCCCCTGGCTTTTGTGTTTCAGCTGGGAAGGGCGACAAGCACAAAGGACCGAACTGAGCCTGGCACTCCTGGGTCTGTGTTTGTGTCCTTTTGCATCTTAGTCAAGGTGTCAGCGCGGCTTCTGTTGATGCTCTTTAGGTGACTGAAGTATACAGCCAGACCCGTCAGGGAGAGACGGTGAAGATTATCATCACCTTAACCAATGAGTTGCCATCGACCTCGCCAACGTGCCTGCAGTTCTACAACATTATTTTCAGAAGGTTGGCTCGGATGCCTAGAATTTCCCTTAGGAAAAGCTCTCTCAGGCATAGGCCTGCAAGCGTGCTTTGCAGTGAATGTTCCTTCTCTGTTTTGGAGGCCCGTCTTCCTAGATTCTCTGCTGCTTCAGGGCAGGAAGCTGGCCTGCTTTCTCCTTTTCAAAAGCTGTGTCAGGAGTATCCCATAATGAGTCAACGGCTCTTCTTGCCCCTCTTCCAACCTCATGTCTCCCAAGGTGCAGCCACGTTGAGTGATCCCTGTCAGGTGCCTCGCAGGGGGAGGAAGCAATTGCCCTGGAGCCAGGCTCCTCTGCTTTGCAGCCTGCAATGCACACGGATGCGCTTTCTTCCAGAGGAAGGACTTCTCCATCCCTTCTCCGCCTCCTTTTCCCCTCCCATGAGTCCTCTGGACCTTCCAAGGGCCCTCCTGCCTTCCCTACCTTAGAGGGACAGGCAGACACTTACAGCCAAGCCTTCCCCAAACGAGCCTTTTCCATGCCTGTTACCCTGGATGTGATAGTATGTTCTGATACATGATATACATCTACGTAACCCGTCTTTTTGGGGGTTTTCTTTTTCAGAGTTCTGAAAATAATGAATCTGCAACAAATTGGACGGAATTACTACAATCCCAGTGATCCCATCAGTGTTCCCAAACACCGGTAATGAATGGGGCGCACTCATCGGGGTTTAAACACTTTAGTATTTGAAGGGTCTTGCTTGAAGTCAACGGAGTCTCCCAGGACCCAAGCTTCCATCTCATTTGTACTGGAGGCATGCTTGAGTTTTAGTGAACCATGTTCCTACAACACCTTCATTGTGTCTGAAGGGGCTTTGCGTCTTTGGAGTTCCGAATGGCTCCCGAGGGAGGTCTTCCTCCCGTCAGATTCAAGGGGGAAAGCTCAGTCGGGAAGAGAAGATGATGGGGCCCTCAGGATAGACCCAGATGTGGAGCAGAAGGGAATGGGCTCTGGCTCCGTTGCCTCTGTGGGCCACACAGGTCGGAGTCGGCGTGCCTTCACTAGAAAGTGGTATTGCCATGACTTACCTGGCTCTTGCCGTGGATTGTGCCTGGGAACAATAACAGCATACCAAAAAATATTCTCTGCTGTCAATTAAGGCATAAGCAGACCGTAATGGAAAGTGATCTATGTCGTGATTGGGATGTGTGTAGGGGGAGGGGGCATTCTTGGAGGACATTCCCGGGCCTTTCTTtgagaacggggggggggggggacggggacggacACCCATGCCTTGTAGAGAAAGCCGGAAGGCAGCACAGCATCCTTGGGTTTACAGTCTTCCGTTGTATGGTTCTCATGCGCTTGAAGGGCAGAGCGGCCCCTCTCAGGGTGCACGTGCCGTGAGCGCTCTCTTAGAGCCGTGGGTGAAAGGGCCGTGCCTTCTGCTTGCGACCACAGGCTGATGGTGTGGCCGGGCTTCACCACCTCCATCTTGCAGTACGAGACCAGCGTCATGCTGTGCTCGGACGTCAGCCACAAGGTCCTCCGGAGCGAGACTGTCCTGGACTTCATGTATTCCCTGTACGATCAAGTGGGCGAGCAGAGGTTCAGGGAGGTCTGTGCCAAAGAGCTGGTCGGCCTCATCGTCCTCACCAGGTAAAACCTTCCGGGTGGGTTCTCCAGTCACGCCAGCATTGATTAAGGCAGGCTGGCTGTGTGGCAGTGCCCGTGAGGAGGAGAGTCAGGCGGGCGCAGTTGCCGCACGTTGGGGCCTCTTTGCCTGCGTCGTCCTTGATTCGCGGTGCTTCAAGGGTTTTTCTTGGGGAAGAAATGctcaaacactttttttttttgcaggtatAACAACAAGACCTATCGCGTGGATGACATTTCCTGGGATGCCAGCCCGAAGGATCGATTCAGGAAGGCTGATGGGTCAGAAATCAGCTTTATAGAGTATTATCAAATGGTAAGAAAGGTTTCCTTCCGAGATTGAGGTCTTGTAAACCAAGCCAGGGGTAGAGTTAACAAAACTCTTGATTTCCCCCAGTTCAGGAATGCTTGTTTGCACAATACCTTTTCACCTGTCGGTAAACACTTGTGACCCAAAAGTAGGGAAAGGGGCCCTGAAAGAGGTTCAGTTTGCTCTAAGAATGAGGACCCCAGTTGCCTTTGCGCTCAAGAGAATTCCCACCCTCGAGGTTCATGGCATAATATCTGGAGCAAGGCATGGGGGGGAGGGGCCTCTTGCCCCTGACTCGAGGTGACCCCTCTCTAGACCCATCGGCCTTCCTGAAGAGCCAGAGGCCTCGCTACTCCCACCACGTTCCATGGGTATATAGGGAGCCTTCCTTGCTCAGATTTGGGGCACAAGCTCAGTCTGCCCCCCAGGCCCCTCCTCTGCAGGGCTCTCTCTCGGGACTGGCCTGGAGCTCCCTTTGGGCCTGTGCGGGGGAGGGACGGGCCGCTCTGCCAGGGACCCAGGCCGCTCCTGAGGCTGGACAACCCTCACTTCCCCTCTGAGcccagaactgggaagccattcAGAAGCCAAAACTGCCCACAGAACTGGTGGCTGAGAAAGAGAGTCCTTGGTGTTCTTTGTGGTTCAGAGTAATTAGAAACCAATCAGGGAGATGTGTTTAAGGTGCAGGTGAAGCAGAAATAGTTTGTTTTTAGGCTTGGGTCTATGTATAATGTGTTTATATGCAAATGTGGATATCCAAGAGTCCcgttccccccaccccaccccgaaaCCCCTGAAGCTCCAGCGCAGTGTGTTGCAAATGAGGTCCCTGAGCCTGCCTGGGGTGCCCTTTCCCTGCAGCAATACAACCAGGAGGTCAAGGACCTGAGCCAGCCGCTGCTCCTGAGCCAGCCCAAGAGGAAGAGGGGCCCCGGAGGCGCCACCGAGGTGCCAGGCCCAGCCGCCCTCGTCCCAGAACTCTGCTTCCTGACTggtgagaaggaagggaggaagggaggggcttTGGTGGGGGTTTCCCTCCAGCAGAGCTCAGCAGGAGGCTGGGAACCAAGGGCTGGCTCCTTTGGAGAAAGAGGGGCAGCCCAGCGGGGAGACGAGGAGACCGAGGTGTGCCTTCGAGGGAGCGTTCCTGTTCCTGTTTTGGCCAAGGCAGGGGGAGCTTGGGCAGCCCCTGAAGAGCAGGCCTGAGCGCTGAGGGGAGCCCACCGCTCTGTGTGTTccctgaggagggagggaggtcctCTTGGGAAGGGACTGTGCGCTCCCTCCTgcggcctcccccccccctttggtgtTCCTTGGGACTAAGGACGCTCTCTCGTAGGGCTGACGGATAAAATGCGGAGCGACTTCACCGTCATGAAGGACCTGGCTGTCCACACCAGGCTTGCGCCGGAACAAAGGATGCGCGAAATCGGGAAGCTGGTGGATTACATCAACAAGTACGCTCCTTCAGCTCCCTCCGGTTCGCTTTCCACTCCCAGCGTTGTGAGAGTCGTAAGGCGCAAAAGCGCTTTTGCTGAGCGGCCCGTGATTTTCGTTCCAGGGACAAGAACGTTCAGCAAGAGTTGCGCGACTGGGGCTTGAGCTTCGACTCCAACTTGCTCTCCTTCTCGGGGAGGGTCGTTCAGTCCGAGAGGATCCACCAAGGGGGGAAAGTGGTGAGTTGGGGGCTTCTAGGCCGAGGGTCTTTGGGGTCTtgggcagaatcatagaatcaaagagttggaagagaccttgtgggccatccagtccaaccccattctgccaagatcagccttctcttcaggctaaacatgcccagctccttaagccgctcctcatagggcttgttctccctaTGAGGGGCCACAGTGGCCTCGCTCACCTCCagggcctcctctctctctccttctctctccttccagtTTGACTACAACCCGCAGGCGGCCGACTGGTCCCGGGAGACGAGGGGTGCCCCCCTGCTGAGCGCGAAGCCCCTGGACAACTGGCTCCTGCTTTTCCCCCGCCAGAACTACGACGCCGCCAACACGCTGGTGCAGAACCTGTTCAAGGTCACCCCCGCCATGGGCGTCCAGATGAAGAAAGCCACCATGTAAGTGGCGCCCGGAGGCCAGAGGGCGTGTGTCTGGCTGGGCATGAGTGGATTCCCTCAGGACGGGCACCTCGGGGGTGGCAAAGGGGGGCCCAGTCCGGAGGCGTCCTTCAGCCTTGAGGCAGGGGTGGTTTTGCTCCACCACCTGTTTTGTGGGACCAGGGACCTGATAGAGGGGGTTTTCCAGaatgcagtggggggggggggcagcctgcCAATTTCAGAGGAGTAACCCCTGAACTGCTAGTCTATGAAGGAATGGAAGGCAGGGGGTGGAAGAATGCCCAAGGATGTGCATGGCCAGGAGGAGGGGTGCCTAGCTCTCTTCCCAGTGCTGCAGACCTGGCTTGCAAGGCCTTCTgtctctgtcttgtcagtgtcGCCAAGGGCAGTGGGGGTCGCAGTCTCACAGCATTGATTGGGTGGGTGAGGGGCTTCTTTCCACACTTGGTTTCCTGTAAATGCTATCCTTGAAGGTCTTATGCTCTCCCTTCATAGGGTGGAAGTGGAAGACAGGACGGAGGCCTACCTGAGAGCCTTGAAGCAGACCGTCACCTCCGACACCCAAATGGTGCGTATTGAGCCACGCCTTGGACATTCATGGCCTCTCTGAACTATCCTGGGAAGAATCCTCATGCttaatgggttggactggaaggcagAGGGAGCCTGAAGTCATTGTGTACAACAGGCAATGCCACACTGCGAGGGTTGGGAGCACCCTGGGATTGTTCTCTGGGCTGAAGAGCCGCCTTCCGGGTCCCGCTCTTTCCGTTCTTCTGCCTTGTGATGCCCACGTTGtcgtgaatgacttttcaataactttatgaagcataggttctttttattgcaatttccagtgtgagaggggacataagattacagaaaaacatttacacATACAGATTCtctgcaactacattggatttacagttacattggctaacaaacgaATGAAGGGgaaccttttctccctccttggagaaacacctcttaggccagaccctgatttcctgcagcctgccaacgcatagtcccaaaacttccataatgccaaaacttcaaaacttctttccctaagaacaatgccaaggaccagatttctgttttcctacagcagaacctgactccctgcacaaaatccaagactccaaaactcacacttcttcctcttcccttgagaaagaaccCCCAAAGtatccagaatcatgctttcccatagcatatctgacaccatctctctccttccatggcTCAGAGCATAGCGgttggaacagactcctcaggtctgccacactttgaggattgttagactgagtcttttataggaatattctgctgacgtagccccaaagttgtaaatgaacaATAGAGgccttccatcctggctccatcccaATTtactggccagatgttgatcttgatTGTTGTTGACAAACACAGggcttatgttgacttccttcttaacataaggaatgttgcaaacatttctcttatcactgtcccaattcttatcagagtttactcttcagatctcattaacaggttttaatcacaaagcagcaagcagggagttagtcattgcaggccttaatattatactggtgtttccgaaattattaactccaaccacccatccttccattcattcccacacatcatattaaattcttatttgtcaaatctgcacattgaatttcttgtgacaactTTTGAGTGGGACCCACAAGGCGCACAGCAAGAGGTTGATCTCAGGGTCCTGGCCATGCTTGTTCTTTTGTGAGAGAGAGACACTGGGAGAAAAAGGAGCTCTGAAAGCCTAGCTGCTGGCATTCCTGGTTCCCGTGTACTGGGTTGAGTTGGGTCCGTGGTTGTTGCAGGGCAGAGTGTGCCAGATCTCGATCCTTTGTGGTGGTGGGGCCCTGGGGCCTTGTGCCAGCTCCTCTCCTGCAGAAGAGCCtagaaggagatgcattggattgttattgatgtgcgaatattgtgtattatgcttttatggttttaaattgtatactgttgagtgttgtattttgttgtaaaccgcgttgagtcgccggctaggctgagaaacagcggtatacaagtatagcaaataaataaataaataaggccagGTGGGCTTTGGGGCACCTCCTCACCCCCCTTGTGACGCAGGGGGTGGGCGCTCTCCTGCCCGCAGGTGGTGTGCCTCCTGTCCAGCAGCCGCAAGGACAAGTACGACACCATCAAGAAGTTCCTGTGCAGCGACTGCCCCACCCCCAGCCAGTGCGTCCTGGCCCGCACTCTGAGCAAACCCCAGATGGTGATGGCCGTCGCCACCAAGATCGCGCTGCAGATGAACTGCAAGATGGGAGGAGAGCTCTGGAGCGTCGAGGTCCccgtaaggaaggaaggaagcaggcccTCTTTCCCCAGGGACCCCCTtctgggctgggctgggctgggctgggctgggcttGGGGCCCCTCCTGAGTAGTTTCCTTTGGGCACCAGGCTCAGTCTCAGGAGGAAGCCTTGCATTTTTGGAGCCTGGACTTGGTGGCCCATGAGGGTGGTCTCtgccaaccctatgattctatggaaagtTGCAGGGCTTCATTGGCACTGTAAACCTGTGGTGCACACAGGATACTCAACACTGCGCTGAGCGAAGGCTGGAGCCACTGAAAGTAGGCTTTCTCCCTTTGCTGCCCAAAGAgaggttgggggggagggggaagcaggAGCCATAATCCCATTGCTGCCCGgtagccttcccccccccctcacccgcTCTGTGTTTCTCTGCTGCCTTCCAGCTGAAGCAGCTCATGGTGGTGGGCATCGACTGCTACCACGACACCCTGGCCGGCCGCCGGTCCATTGCAGCATTTGTGGCCAGCCTGAACCAGGGCATGACGCGGTACGGAGATGTTCTCTTCAAAAGGAATAGGCCAGTGATGTGAGGAGCCCATGGGGCATTTCCCCCACCTGGACCTTTGTGGGTGGTGATGAGCACAGGCCTCTCTGGGGAGGGAAGTCACGGGTCATTCCAGGGTCCACAACAGATGGGTTGGTGGAACACTCCCTTGGCTTGGAGATACAAAGTAGAGGGACGTTCTTGGGGGCTTTGGGTCAAGTCTGTaatggagggggagggaagggggggggaagcGCCTGGGAAGGCTCCTTCTGAAGCTTATAATGAAAGAGAAACACTATCATGGAGAGCGCAACACCTGGCTTGAGAGGAGCCCCCGAGAAAGGGGCGCAAGAGTCTCGTGGACCAGAAGCAGAAcaggagccaagagtgtgatgcagcagctgaagaaGCAAACCCCATTCTAGGCTCCATCCATAAGAGGAGGAGAgcagtgataataataatgattatattgtccacctcttcctgcagcgTGAGGTGGGACACATCGTTAAAACAAGAGATGAGACAT encodes:
- the PIWIL1 gene encoding piwi-like protein 1 isoform X1, whose product is MKLGERGGYRRNYNDIGVYTRQSIEHVKEAKTGVSGTAIALSTNHFRLTSRPQWTLYQYHIDFSPPMESRRLRCALLFQHEDLLGRTHAFDGTILFLPKKVGNKVTEVYSQTRQGETVKIIITLTNELPSTSPTCLQFYNIIFRRVLKIMNLQQIGRNYYNPSDPISVPKHRLMVWPGFTTSILQYETSVMLCSDVSHKVLRSETVLDFMYSLYDQVGEQRFREVCAKELVGLIVLTRYNNKTYRVDDISWDASPKDRFRKADGSEISFIEYYQMQYNQEVKDLSQPLLLSQPKRKRGPGGATEVPGPAALVPELCFLTGLTDKMRSDFTVMKDLAVHTRLAPEQRMREIGKLVDYINKDKNVQQELRDWGLSFDSNLLSFSGRVVQSERIHQGGKVFDYNPQAADWSRETRGAPLLSAKPLDNWLLLFPRQNYDAANTLVQNLFKVTPAMGVQMKKATMVEVEDRTEAYLRALKQTVTSDTQMVVCLLSSSRKDKYDTIKKFLCSDCPTPSQCVLARTLSKPQMVMAVATKIALQMNCKMGGELWSVEVPLKQLMVVGIDCYHDTLAGRRSIAAFVASLNQGMTRWYSRCVLQDRGQEVVDGLKVCFQAALRTWYNHNQHLPSRIIVYRDGVGDGQLKTLVNYEVPQFLECLKTIGQDYNPKLTVIVVKKRLNNRFFAHINGRLQNPPPGTVVDVEVTRPEWYDFFIVSQSVRCGTVAPTHYNVIYDSSALKPDHMQRLTYKLCHMYYNWPGVIRVPAPCQYAHKLAFLVGQSIHREPNLALAENLYYL
- the PIWIL1 gene encoding piwi-like protein 1 isoform X2, whose translation is MNLQQIGRNYYNPSDPISVPKHRLMVWPGFTTSILQYETSVMLCSDVSHKVLRSETVLDFMYSLYDQVGEQRFREVCAKELVGLIVLTRYNNKTYRVDDISWDASPKDRFRKADGSEISFIEYYQMQYNQEVKDLSQPLLLSQPKRKRGPGGATEVPGPAALVPELCFLTGLTDKMRSDFTVMKDLAVHTRLAPEQRMREIGKLVDYINKDKNVQQELRDWGLSFDSNLLSFSGRVVQSERIHQGGKVFDYNPQAADWSRETRGAPLLSAKPLDNWLLLFPRQNYDAANTLVQNLFKVTPAMGVQMKKATMVEVEDRTEAYLRALKQTVTSDTQMVVCLLSSSRKDKYDTIKKFLCSDCPTPSQCVLARTLSKPQMVMAVATKIALQMNCKMGGELWSVEVPLKQLMVVGIDCYHDTLAGRRSIAAFVASLNQGMTRWYSRCVLQDRGQEVVDGLKVCFQAALRTWYNHNQHLPSRIIVYRDGVGDGQLKTLVNYEVPQFLECLKTIGQDYNPKLTVIVVKKRLNNRFFAHINGRLQNPPPGTVVDVEVTRPEWYDFFIVSQSVRCGTVAPTHYNVIYDSSALKPDHMQRLTYKLCHMYYNWPGVIRVPAPCQYAHKLAFLVGQSIHREPNLALAENLYYL